The Lagopus muta isolate bLagMut1 chromosome 8, bLagMut1 primary, whole genome shotgun sequence genome contains a region encoding:
- the LOC125696899 gene encoding caspase-10-like, giving the protein MEDVDSLQFRQLLLLIDEKLGAEDVAALKFLCTDLIPFRKLESVQSAMDIFQLLMDEDYLNEKDTFLLAELLYRIKYHSLLSLLGYTKEKVQACLREKGKVSMYRQMLYELSENITNEMLQEIVFLLRNHLPKRHRTISALELLILLEKQGLLTENNVQTLEEVFRNVSPDLLETVNCYRMANVSLSQQENTLPVKESSPSYAVGIRVFNSPQETSIKFVSSNIHDHYVEEPGSPWEYTGNVSSVPGRQDNRAPDLTQVFSETSLQLSGGFSGVENESKVSTYKMDGPQRGICLVINNVKFDGVLQERKGSYKDAWELEKVFKWLGLDVRTYTDQTSDQIKELMQAWQRSEDHKDRDCFVCCILSHGESGAVYGKDGKLVSIRTIMTYFTAKQCPQLTEKPKLFFIQACQGKEIQRPVYVETDARVPDFSSVQQSISPSESIPEEADFLLGMATIDGYASFRHVQEGTWYIQALCSKLQLLVPRGEDILSILTEVNEDVSKRVDPCGTKKQMPQPAYTLRRKLIFPIPRDPPPSQ; this is encoded by the exons ATGGAGGATGTTGACAGCTTGCAGTTTCgtcagctgctcctgctcatcGATGAAAAACTGGGGGCTGAGGATGTAGCAGCATTAAAATTTCTCTGTACTGACTTGATCCCCTTCAGAAAACTGGAAAGCGTGCAGTCAGCAATGgacatttttcagcttcttatgGATGAAGATTATCTGAATGAGAAAGATACTTTCCTGCTAGCTGAACTGTTATACAGAATTAAATACCACTCCTTGCTCAGTCTCCTGGGCTATACCAAGGAGAAAGTGCAAGCATGTCTGCGTGAGAAGGGAAAAGTGTCTATGTACAG GCAGATGCTGTATGAATTGTCAGAGAACATTACCAATGAGATGTTGCAGGAAATTGTATTCCTCCTGAGAAACCATCTTCCAAAGCGACACAGAACTATT TCTGCTTTGGAGTTGCTgattttattggaaaaacaggGTCTTTTAACTGAAAACAATGTGCAGACACTGGAGGAAGTCTTTAGAAATGTTTCACCTGATCTCCTGGAAACAGTAAACTGCTACAGAATGGCAAATG tgtCTCTGTCTCAGCAGGAGAATACTCTTCCAGTCAAGGAATCTTCACCATCTTACGCTGTAGGCATCAGAGTTTTCAATTCCCCTCAG GAGACCTCAATCAAATTTGTCAGTTCCAATATCCATG ATCATTACGTTGAAGAACCTGGGAGCCCATGGGAATATACTGGAAATGTGAGCTCTGTACCTGGCAGGCAAG ATAACAGAGCGCCTGATCTTACACAAGTCTTCTCTGAAACAAGCCTGCAGCTGTCTGGAGGATTCAGTGGTGTAGAAAATGAATCCAAG GTGTCAACTTACAAAATGGATGGGCCACAGAGAGGAATTTGTCTTGTTATTAATAATGTTAAATTTGATGGGGTTCTTCAAGAGAGAAAGGGTTCTTATAAAGATGCCT GGGAACTGGAGAAAGTATTCAAATGGCTTGGTCTGGATGTGAGGACTTACACAGATCAGACATCTGATCAGATTAAAGAACTGATGCAAGCATGGCAGCGTTCAGAAGACCACAAGGATAGggactgttttgtttgttgcatTCTGTCTCATGGAGAGTCAGGAGCAGTCTATGGGAAAGATGGGAAGCTTGTATCAATCCGCACTATCATGACCTACTTCACTGCCAAACAATGTCCACAGTTGACTGAAAAACCCAAACTATTTTTTATCCAAGCATGCCAGGGTAAAGAGATACAGCGTCCTGTCTATGTTGAAACTGATGCACGAGTTCCTGACTTCTCTTCTGTACAACAGAGcatttctccttctgaaagTATTCCTGAAGAGGCTGATTTCCTTCTAGGCATGGCCACAATTGACGGATATGCTTCTTTCCGACATGTTCAAGAGGGTACTTGGTATATTCAGGCCTTGTGCAGCAAGCTACAGTTGTTGGTACCAAG
- the CFLAR gene encoding CASP8 and FADD-like apoptosis regulator has product MTKCQVPAVLIHQIEEELDKEEDEMMIFLCRDLAPDLATAGLRELLVALNDRDKLSLLGLSELLYRVKRFDLLRRILKTEKTTVEANLSRNPRLVPDYRVLMVEINENLEKEEVSSLVFLLRDFAPRMKMAKDKSFLRLVIELEKLNLVAPNQLDLIENCFRNIHRIDLIKKIEKYKQEAFMSSIHSQPVYVNALQASLPNLSLIDPPYNSGFQNVNKEKSQNGEIFFQEEPVHMSIQESGPASHKFPHVYRMQSHPLGVCLIIDCIGNDTDMLEETFRGLDYDVHCHKHLNMTTMSETLLEVARLQKHRSCDSFICILVSRGNAQSIFCTDRISTGFPLEQIKKYFMADSCPELRGKPKLFFIQSYIVPEDEQEFTSLEIDGNDKKIISNAKMPLKDTIPQVADVFWSQCKVDVSTLEKSPVPSSYYLRCLAELLRNPHKRKLSILDIHTELNKRVYDWNQTTDPSQQYSLLLQHTLRKKLFLSPS; this is encoded by the exons ATGACCAAGTGCCAAGTACCAGCTGTCCTTATTCACCAGATTGAAGAAGAATTGGATAAAGAAGAAGATGAGATGATGATTTTCCTGTGCCGAGACCTTGCCCCTGACTTGGCTACTGCTGGACTTAGAGAGCTTTTGGTGGCTTTGAATGACAGGGATAAACTATCTCTTCTTGGTTTGTCTGAGCTGTTGTACAGAGTTAAGAGGTTTGATTTGCTGAGGAGAATCTTGAAGACTGAGAAGACAACAGTGGAAGCTAACCTTAGCAGGAATCCCAGACTTGTCCCTGATTACAG GGTACTAATGGTGGAGATTAATGAGaatctggaaaaagaagaagTGAGTTCTCTTGTTTTTCTACTCAGAGATTTTGCTCCTCGAATGAAAATGGCAAAAGATAAG AGTTTTCTACGTCTGGTTATTGAACTGGAGAAACTGAATTTGGTGGCTCCAAATCAGCTGGATTTGATAGAAAACTGTTTCCGAAATATTCACAGGATAGACCTGATTAAGAAGATTGAGAAGTATAAGCAAGAAG CTTTCATGTCCTCCATTCATTCTCAGCCTGTGTATGTAAATGCCCTTCAGGCATCTCTCCCTAATCTCAGTCTGATTGATCCTCCTTACAATTCAGGG ttTCAGAAtgtgaacaaagaaaaatcacaaaatggaGAAATCTTCTTTCAAG AAGAGCCAGTCCACATGTCTATTCAAGAATCAGGACCAGCATCACATAAG TTTCCTCATGTGTACAGAATGCAAAGTCACCCTTTGGGAGTATGCCTGATTATAGACTGTATTGGTAATGACACGG acaTGTTGGAAGAGACTTTCAGAGGCTTGGACTATGATGTTCATTGTCACAAGCACTTAAATATGACTACCATGAGTGAAACATTGCTTGAAGTTGCAAGGTTACAGAAGCACAGGAGTTGTGACAGCTTCATATGCATATTGGTCAGCCGTGGAAATGCTCAGAGCATCTTCTGTACAGACCGCATCTCTACTGGATTCCCTTTGgagcaaataaagaaatactttATGGCAGATTCATGTCCTGAACTCCGAGGAAAAccaaagcttttctttattcagagCTACATTGTGCCAGAAGATGAGCAAGAATTTACTAGTCTGGAAATAGATGGAAATGATAAGAAAATTATCTCTAATGCAAAAATGCCCTTGAAAGACACTATTCCCCAGGTAGCAGATGTCTTTTGGAGTCAGTGCAAGGTGGATGTGTCTACACTAGAAAAATCTCCAGTCCCATCCTCGTATTATCTGCGTTGTCTGGCTGAGCTGCTCCGCAATCCTCATAAAAG GAAGCTCTCTATATTAGATATCCATACGGAACTGAACAAAAGAGTCTATGATTGGAATCAGACCACTGACCCAAGCCAGCAATACTCACTTCTGCTCCAGCACACACTGaggaaaaaactttttctttctcccagttAA
- the NDUFB3 gene encoding NADH dehydrogenase [ubiquinone] 1 beta subcomplex subunit 3 → MGHGGEHGHGHGRTELPDYRQWKIEGTPLEEVQRRLAKRGLRDPWARNEAWRYMGGYAKPATLTEVFTRGLKWGFAAFVVALGIEYALFPPKKNGGHH, encoded by the exons ATGGGGCATGGAGGTGAACATGGCCATGGCCATGGCCGAACAGAGCTGCCCGACTACAGGCAGTGGAAGATAGAGGGTACTCCACTTGAGGAGGTCCAAAGGAGGTTGGCCAAACGGGGTCTCAGGGATCCATGGGCTCG taATGAAGCCTGGAGGTACATGGGTGGCTATGCAAAACCTGCCACTTTAACAGAAGTCTTTACCAGGGGACTCAAGTGGGGATTTGCAGCTTTTGTCGTTGCTCTTGGCATTGAGTATGCCCTGTTTCCCCCAAAGAAGAATGGAGGACATCACTGA